Proteins encoded in a region of the Isoalcanivorax pacificus W11-5 genome:
- a CDS encoding nitrite/sulfite reductase has product MYVYQDYDRQLLNERVAQFRDQTRRYLDGQLSDDEFLPLRLQNGLYIQRYAPMLRVSVPYGMLNSTQLRTLGHIARTWDKGYAHVSTRQNIQYNWPELENVPDILAELAKVEMHAIQTSGNCIRNVTTDEFAGINAAEVEDPRPWCEIIRQWATFNPEFAYLPRKFKIAVNAVPNEDPALIGVHDIGVQIVHRDGETGFTVLAGGGLGRTPMTGEVIGEFVPWQHLLSYLEAILRVYNKYGNRDNKYKARIKILVKALGAEKFRELTEAEFAELKDGPITLTADEVDRMRGHFSEPAYDGSATDQPAALTEALASSKAFNRWYHTNVHAHRQPGYAAVTLTLKKTGRAPGDITDTEFDAVADLADQYSFGELRTTHQQNIVLGDVRQDQLFALWEALEVLGFATPNLKLLTDIIACPGGDFCSLANAKSIPIAEAIQRHFEDMDYLHDLGPIDLNISGCMNACGHHHIGHIGILGVDKKGREYYQITLGGRGDKTSRIGEKLGPSFEADEVVPVIARLVDLYVEQRQPDELFIDTYERLGIDPFKERAYASHH; this is encoded by the coding sequence ATGTACGTATACCAGGATTATGACCGCCAGCTGCTGAACGAGCGCGTGGCACAGTTCCGCGACCAGACCCGCCGCTATCTGGACGGGCAGCTCAGCGATGACGAGTTTCTGCCGCTGCGTCTGCAGAACGGCCTGTATATCCAGCGCTATGCACCGATGCTGCGTGTTTCGGTGCCCTACGGCATGCTCAACAGCACCCAGTTGCGCACGCTGGGCCATATTGCCCGCACCTGGGACAAGGGCTATGCCCACGTCTCGACCCGCCAGAACATTCAGTACAACTGGCCGGAGCTGGAAAACGTACCGGACATCCTCGCCGAACTGGCCAAGGTGGAGATGCACGCCATCCAGACCAGCGGCAACTGCATCCGCAACGTCACCACTGACGAATTCGCCGGCATCAATGCCGCAGAAGTCGAGGACCCCCGTCCCTGGTGCGAAATCATCCGCCAGTGGGCCACCTTCAACCCCGAATTCGCCTACCTGCCACGCAAATTCAAGATTGCCGTGAACGCGGTGCCGAACGAAGACCCGGCATTGATCGGCGTGCATGACATCGGTGTGCAGATCGTTCACCGTGATGGCGAAACCGGCTTTACCGTGCTGGCGGGTGGCGGCCTGGGCCGCACACCGATGACCGGCGAAGTGATCGGTGAGTTCGTGCCGTGGCAGCACCTGCTGTCGTACCTGGAAGCGATCCTGCGCGTATACAACAAGTACGGCAATCGCGACAACAAGTACAAGGCGCGCATCAAGATCCTGGTAAAGGCGCTCGGCGCAGAAAAATTCCGCGAGCTGACCGAAGCCGAATTCGCCGAGCTGAAAGACGGCCCGATCACCCTGACCGCCGACGAAGTCGATCGCATGCGCGGTCATTTCAGCGAACCGGCCTATGACGGCAGTGCCACTGACCAGCCGGCCGCGCTGACCGAGGCGCTGGCATCAAGCAAGGCGTTCAATCGCTGGTACCACACCAACGTGCACGCCCATCGCCAGCCGGGCTACGCGGCGGTGACGCTGACACTGAAAAAGACCGGCCGCGCGCCCGGCGACATCACCGATACCGAATTCGATGCCGTCGCTGACCTTGCCGATCAATACAGCTTTGGCGAATTGCGCACCACCCACCAGCAGAACATCGTGCTCGGCGATGTGCGCCAGGACCAGCTGTTTGCCCTGTGGGAAGCACTGGAAGTGCTCGGCTTTGCGACACCGAACCTGAAACTGCTGACCGATATCATCGCCTGCCCCGGCGGTGATTTCTGTTCGCTGGCCAATGCCAAGTCGATCCCGATTGCGGAAGCCATCCAGCGTCATTTCGAAGACATGGACTACCTGCACGATCTCGGCCCGATCGACCTGAACATTTCCGGCTGCATGAACGCCTGTGGCCATCACCACATTGGCCACATCGGCATTCTTGGCGTGGACAAGAAAGGCCGGGAGTACTACCAGATCACCCTGGGAGGTCGTGGTGACAAGACCTCGCGTATCGGCGAAAAACTCGGCCCCTCGTTCGAGGCCGACGAAGTGGTGCCGGTAATCGCCAGGCTGGTCGACCTGTACGTGGAACAGCGCCAGCCGGACGAGCTGTTCATCGACACCTACGAACGCCTGGGTATCGACCCCTTCAAGGAGCGCGCTTATGCCAGCCATCATTAA
- a CDS encoding DUF934 domain-containing protein: MPAIIKDGTIVDDSWQRLTAEQIEQQGLPAEGDLIVPLPVWQAQRDAIAARAGRTAVCLEPGEEPSEIAADLDRLPLVAIDFPAFKDGRGYSYARELRTRYQYTGEVRAVGDVLRDQLFYMHRVGFNAFQIRADRDIEDALNGLKDFSVTYQGDVNDPRPIYRRR; this comes from the coding sequence ATGCCAGCCATCATTAAAGACGGTACCATCGTCGATGATTCCTGGCAGCGCCTGACTGCCGAACAGATTGAACAGCAAGGCCTGCCGGCCGAAGGCGACCTGATCGTGCCGCTGCCGGTGTGGCAGGCGCAGCGCGATGCCATCGCCGCACGGGCGGGTCGCACCGCCGTGTGCCTGGAGCCAGGCGAGGAGCCCTCCGAAATCGCAGCCGACCTGGATCGCCTGCCGCTGGTGGCCATCGATTTCCCGGCTTTCAAGGATGGTCGCGGCTATTCCTACGCACGCGAGCTGCGCACCCGCTACCAGTACACAGGTGAAGTCCGCGCAGTGGGCGATGTGCTGCGCGATCAGCTGTTCTACATGCACCGCGTCGGCTTCAATGCCTTCCAGATTCGTGCGGACCGCGACATTGAAGATGCGCTCAACGGCCTGAAGGATTTCTCCGTCACCTATCAGGGCGATGTGAACGATCCGCGTCCGATCTACCGTCGCCGCTGA
- a CDS encoding zinc transporter ZntB, producing the protein MEGLVHAVLLDGRGGARTLDWEGVCQWEPSQGLLWVHLDYTADASSVWLYEQKDVPALVSDALLAQETRPRVTMMQEGLLVYLRGVNLNPGAEPEDMIAIRLWVTPGRVISTQRRQLRAVSSLLARADQGDAPGTSYGLLVELVDDLTWNMEDVVDQVEEQVGEYEEAAMQRQSRAMLGEMSLVRRRVTVLRRFLAPQRDALARLVDPASPLSDRERGQLREVADRLQRLLEDLDAAREHALIAQEDLSNRLADALNQRMYVLAIVSIIFLPMGFLTGLMGVNLGGMPGAESHNGFMVFATGLLIIGLVMAVVLKRWKWL; encoded by the coding sequence ATGGAAGGACTCGTGCATGCCGTGCTGCTGGATGGCCGGGGCGGCGCCCGTACGCTCGACTGGGAGGGTGTCTGCCAGTGGGAGCCATCACAGGGGCTGCTGTGGGTGCATCTGGACTACACCGCAGACGCCTCGTCTGTCTGGTTGTATGAGCAGAAAGATGTGCCGGCACTGGTTTCCGATGCCCTGCTGGCGCAGGAAACCCGGCCGCGTGTGACCATGATGCAGGAGGGCCTGCTGGTCTACCTGCGTGGCGTCAATCTCAATCCCGGTGCCGAGCCGGAAGACATGATCGCGATTCGCCTGTGGGTGACACCGGGCCGCGTAATCAGCACCCAGCGGCGGCAACTGCGTGCGGTCAGCAGCCTGCTGGCCCGGGCTGACCAGGGCGATGCGCCTGGCACCAGCTATGGCCTGCTGGTGGAACTGGTCGATGACCTCACCTGGAACATGGAAGACGTGGTCGATCAGGTGGAAGAGCAGGTCGGTGAGTACGAGGAAGCCGCGATGCAGCGCCAGAGCCGTGCCATGCTCGGCGAGATGTCGCTGGTGCGGCGCCGGGTGACGGTGTTGCGCCGTTTTCTGGCGCCGCAGCGTGATGCGCTGGCCCGGTTGGTGGACCCCGCCAGCCCGCTGTCGGACCGTGAGCGCGGCCAGTTGCGCGAAGTGGCGGACCGGCTGCAACGTCTGCTGGAAGATCTTGATGCCGCGCGGGAGCATGCCCTGATTGCCCAGGAAGACCTCAGCAATCGTCTTGCGGATGCGCTCAACCAGCGCATGTATGTGCTGGCGATTGTCTCGATCATCTTCCTGCCGATGGGGTTTCTTACCGGCCTGATGGGCGTCAACCTTGGGGGCATGCCGGGGGCTGAATCACACAACGGTTTCATGGTCTTCGCGACAGGGCTGCTGATCATCGGGCTGGTGATGGCGGTGGTCCTCAAGCGCTGGAAGTGGCTTTAG